A single region of the Streptomyces sp. NBC_01381 genome encodes:
- a CDS encoding PhzF family phenazine biosynthesis protein — MELLRYVAFSTDPSGGNPAGVVLDATDIDEPTMAATAAKVGFSETAFVVPLNDGSLAVRYFSPLTEVPFCGHATIATAVAYAQLHGVGDLRLRTKAGPVSVSTRSTQDGSVVATLVSVETRTAPIKPPTLAELLTALCWPAADLDPELPPRAAYAGAWHPVIAAASRGRLSDLDYNMPALTDLMRRNDWATVDLVWRESPTVFHARNPFPPGGVVEDPATGAAAAALGGYLRELQLVSPPATLTVYQGYDMGRPSTITVGVPAQSSSGITVTGTAVPL; from the coding sequence ATGGAGCTCTTGCGCTATGTAGCTTTCAGCACCGATCCGTCAGGCGGAAATCCGGCCGGGGTAGTGCTGGACGCCACCGACATCGACGAACCGACGATGGCAGCAACGGCGGCGAAGGTCGGTTTCTCGGAGACGGCGTTCGTGGTGCCGCTCAACGACGGCAGCCTCGCCGTCCGTTACTTCAGTCCGCTCACCGAGGTTCCGTTCTGCGGCCATGCCACTATCGCCACGGCCGTCGCGTACGCACAGCTCCACGGGGTGGGAGACCTGCGGCTCCGAACGAAAGCTGGACCAGTCTCCGTCTCTACGCGCAGCACGCAGGACGGCTCGGTTGTGGCCACGCTGGTGAGCGTGGAGACTCGGACGGCACCGATCAAGCCCCCTACCCTGGCCGAGCTGCTCACTGCACTGTGCTGGCCGGCCGCCGATCTTGACCCTGAACTGCCGCCACGCGCGGCCTATGCCGGCGCCTGGCATCCTGTGATCGCAGCAGCCAGCCGAGGACGGCTCTCGGATCTGGATTACAACATGCCTGCGCTCACCGATCTGATGCGCCGCAACGACTGGGCCACTGTTGACCTGGTGTGGCGAGAGTCGCCGACTGTCTTCCACGCGCGGAACCCATTCCCACCCGGCGGAGTCGTCGAAGACCCGGCCACCGGCGCAGCGGCCGCAGCCCTCGGCGGCTACCTCAGAGAGCTCCAGCTGGTCTCCCCTCCTGCAACCCTGACGGTCTACCAGGGGTACGACATGGGTCGCCCGAGCACCATCACGGTAGGTGTGCCGGCGCAGTCGTCCAGCGGCATCACGGTCACCGGAACCGCAGTGCCCCTGTAG
- the thpR gene encoding RNA 2',3'-cyclic phosphodiesterase: MTEPPQTATQHAFIALAPPDDAKNELAHALSPVYTAHPDLRWNRIEDWHITLAFLGELPVQAVQRLRSPLADLAAVRPSLELALLGGGHFDERVLWTGIEGDLDGLHELAEAVRARVRDCDVSFPERPLQPHLTLARARRYDNASVTAAAACLDRFTGRPWQTEHLHLVGSTVSGHPGPRRYQDIDAWALVTGQRHPDSKTPQAAVPEHQDDSGPAMMPARPHVS, from the coding sequence GTGACCGAGCCACCCCAGACCGCCACCCAGCACGCGTTTATCGCTCTCGCGCCGCCCGACGATGCGAAGAACGAGCTGGCGCACGCGCTGAGCCCGGTCTACACCGCCCATCCCGACCTGCGTTGGAACCGCATCGAGGACTGGCACATCACCCTGGCCTTCCTGGGCGAACTGCCGGTACAGGCCGTCCAGCGGCTTCGTTCACCCCTCGCCGACCTGGCGGCTGTCCGCCCCTCTCTCGAGCTGGCGCTGCTGGGTGGCGGACACTTCGACGAGCGCGTGTTGTGGACCGGCATCGAGGGTGATCTCGACGGACTGCACGAGCTGGCCGAAGCAGTGCGGGCCCGGGTCAGGGACTGCGACGTCTCCTTCCCCGAACGTCCGCTGCAGCCCCACCTCACGCTGGCCCGCGCTCGCCGCTACGACAACGCGTCCGTAACAGCGGCGGCCGCCTGCCTCGACCGCTTCACCGGACGCCCTTGGCAAACCGAACACCTCCACCTGGTCGGCAGCACGGTAAGCGGCCACCCAGGCCCGCGGCGCTACCAGGACATCGACGCATGGGCCCTGGTCACTGGGCAAAGGCATCCCGATTCGAAAACGCCACAGGCTGCTGTGCCTGAGCACCAGGACGATTCGGGCCCCGCGATGATGCCGGCTCGGCCCCACGTGTCCTGA
- a CDS encoding transposase translates to MGAQIAVTSASVQDRAGGCTVLAWLMSAFRTGSRVWADGVYANSVDFTLLSWACDALGIVVEIVKRTDDVGGFKVLSCRWVVERSFGWLVGNRQLAPRLRTTDCDLRGHDQGRDDPSDARPACRAVIVVEL, encoded by the coding sequence TTGGGTGCGCAGATCGCGGTCACTTCCGCGTCCGTGCAGGACCGCGCGGGAGGCTGCACCGTCTTGGCCTGGCTTATGTCTGCCTTCCGCACGGGCAGCCGGGTGTGGGCCGATGGAGTATACGCCAACTCCGTTGATTTCACGCTGCTTTCATGGGCCTGCGACGCGTTGGGTATCGTCGTGGAGATCGTGAAGCGGACCGATGATGTCGGGGGCTTCAAGGTCCTGTCCTGTCGCTGGGTGGTGGAGCGAAGTTTCGGCTGGCTGGTCGGAAACCGTCAGCTGGCCCCGCGACTACGAACGACTGACTGCGACCTCCGAGGTCATGATCAAGGTCGCGATGATCCGTCTGATGCTCGTCCGGCTTGCCGAGCAGTCATCGTGGTGGAGCTATGA
- a CDS encoding RidA family protein, which produces MSVDVHRRLAELGFQLPCVSPPKGVYAPAVCSGRYVYVSGQVPMVDGELAAVGKVGAEVSVERARELSGQCGLAALAAVDAVIGLDAVVRVVKVVGYVSSAEGFTDQSRVVDGASDLFVAVFGDAGRHARSAVGVGVLPLGAPVEIEVLVEVTG; this is translated from the coding sequence ATGAGCGTTGACGTCCACCGCAGACTCGCTGAGCTCGGTTTCCAGCTCCCTTGCGTGAGTCCGCCCAAGGGGGTGTATGCCCCGGCGGTGTGCAGTGGTCGGTATGTGTATGTCTCCGGGCAGGTCCCCATGGTGGATGGCGAGTTGGCCGCTGTCGGCAAAGTCGGTGCCGAAGTGTCGGTCGAGAGGGCGCGGGAACTTAGCGGTCAGTGTGGCCTGGCCGCGCTGGCTGCCGTGGATGCTGTGATCGGGCTGGACGCGGTGGTGAGGGTGGTGAAGGTGGTTGGCTATGTGTCATCCGCTGAGGGCTTCACCGATCAGTCAAGGGTGGTCGACGGGGCGAGCGATCTCTTCGTGGCGGTGTTTGGCGACGCCGGGCGGCATGCACGCAGCGCTGTTGGTGTTGGCGTGCTGCCGCTGGGTGCGCCAGTGGAGATTGAGGTTCTGGTGGAGGTCACGGGTTGA
- a CDS encoding alpha/beta hydrolase — MPLDPDIETFLRSLEQLDAPEPGGNAAAQARARLRVLTDDHLDQATKPEAAEAASTVLAGSVPARVYRPHATTPAPTVVYLHGGGWVAGDLDTHDVHARTLCHDLAAVVVSVDYRLAPEHRFPAAVEDAYTALTWVAQHVEAFGGDPARLAVGGDSAGATLAAVCAQQAHADGLSLAAQLLVYPSTDMAGAYPSRAENGEGYFLTTTELRWFFEQYLGVSPADPASDASAAFGADPRVAPLRAKDLSGLAPAVVATAEYDPLRDEGDAYAEALRGAGVRVEHRRFDGLVHGFYGMDHISPAAGAATAWINTALKRLLA, encoded by the coding sequence GTGCCCCTTGACCCGGACATCGAGACCTTCCTGCGAAGCCTCGAGCAACTCGACGCCCCCGAACCGGGAGGGAACGCTGCGGCACAAGCCAGAGCACGGCTGCGGGTGCTGACCGACGACCACCTCGACCAGGCCACAAAGCCCGAGGCCGCGGAGGCGGCCTCCACTGTGCTGGCCGGGTCCGTCCCCGCCCGCGTCTACCGGCCGCATGCCACGACGCCCGCGCCGACGGTGGTGTACCTGCACGGTGGCGGCTGGGTGGCCGGCGACCTCGACACACACGACGTGCACGCCCGGACCCTGTGCCACGACCTCGCCGCCGTCGTGGTGAGCGTCGACTACCGGCTCGCGCCCGAACATCGCTTCCCCGCCGCGGTCGAGGACGCGTACACCGCCCTCACCTGGGTCGCACAGCACGTGGAAGCGTTCGGCGGCGACCCCGCCCGGCTGGCCGTCGGCGGCGACAGCGCGGGGGCGACGCTGGCCGCCGTGTGCGCACAACAGGCCCACGCCGACGGCCTGTCCCTGGCCGCCCAACTGCTGGTCTACCCCAGCACGGACATGGCCGGCGCGTACCCGTCGCGGGCCGAGAACGGCGAAGGCTACTTCCTCACCACCACGGAACTGCGCTGGTTCTTCGAGCAGTACCTCGGCGTCAGCCCCGCCGATCCCGCCTCCGACGCCTCCGCCGCGTTCGGCGCCGACCCGCGGGTCGCGCCCCTGCGGGCGAAGGACCTGTCCGGGCTCGCTCCGGCCGTCGTGGCCACCGCGGAGTACGACCCGCTGCGTGACGAGGGAGACGCGTACGCCGAAGCGCTGCGGGGCGCCGGCGTACGCGTCGAACACCGGCGGTTCGACGGTCTCGTCCACGGCTTCTACGGCATGGACCACATCAGCCCTGCCGCAGGGGCGGCGACGGCCTGGATCAACACCGCGCTCAAACGACTGCTCGCCTGA
- a CDS encoding amidohydrolase, whose product MTAASAARLLSGFPDRLPGLRTLYEDLHAHPELSFQEFRTAAVVAERLRKQGWEVTEGVGGPGVVGVLANGEGPVVLLRADMDGLPVRERTQLPYASQEMGVDSEGNKVPVMHACGHDMHVTCLLGASAQLAAARGEWRGTVVAVFQPAEEVGGAPAMIEDGFLERFPRADVCLGQHVSPAPVGLVGTRPGTVMAASDSLRVRLHGRGGHGSTPETTVDPIVMAAAVVMRLQTVVSREVGAAQTAVVTVGSLHAGTKENIIPDTADLRINIRSTTPAVREKVLAAVERIVRAEAAASGAPKEPEITALNAFPVTVNDPDATGTVLTAIAEVLGGERVFTLPEPLTGSEDFGTFGTALGVTSVFWHFGGGDPALFEHIDPDTLLTDGLPDTVPANHSPYFAPVPEPTIHTGVTALLAAAAHWLCAEDERARARQEK is encoded by the coding sequence ATGACCGCCGCCTCCGCCGCGCGCCTGCTGTCCGGCTTCCCGGACCGGCTGCCCGGCCTGCGCACCCTGTACGAGGACCTGCACGCCCACCCCGAGCTGTCCTTCCAGGAGTTCCGCACGGCCGCCGTCGTCGCCGAACGGCTGCGCAAGCAGGGCTGGGAGGTCACCGAGGGCGTCGGCGGCCCCGGCGTCGTCGGAGTCCTGGCCAACGGCGAGGGCCCGGTGGTCCTTCTCCGTGCCGACATGGACGGGCTCCCGGTGCGGGAGCGGACGCAACTGCCGTACGCCTCCCAGGAGATGGGCGTCGACAGTGAGGGCAACAAGGTTCCCGTCATGCACGCTTGCGGCCATGACATGCACGTCACCTGCCTGCTCGGCGCGAGCGCCCAACTCGCCGCCGCCCGTGGGGAATGGCGCGGCACGGTCGTTGCCGTGTTCCAGCCGGCGGAGGAGGTCGGCGGAGCACCGGCCATGATCGAGGACGGCTTCCTGGAGCGCTTTCCGCGCGCCGACGTCTGCCTCGGCCAGCACGTGTCCCCGGCCCCCGTCGGTCTCGTCGGCACCCGCCCGGGCACGGTGATGGCCGCCTCCGACAGCCTGCGGGTCCGCCTTCACGGCCGCGGCGGACACGGTTCCACGCCCGAGACGACCGTCGACCCGATCGTCATGGCCGCCGCGGTCGTCATGCGGCTGCAGACGGTCGTCTCCCGAGAGGTGGGGGCGGCGCAGACCGCCGTGGTGACCGTCGGTTCGCTGCACGCGGGCACCAAGGAGAACATCATCCCGGACACCGCCGACCTGCGAATCAACATCCGCTCCACGACTCCCGCCGTACGGGAGAAGGTCCTGGCGGCCGTCGAACGGATCGTCCGCGCCGAGGCCGCCGCGTCCGGCGCGCCCAAGGAGCCCGAGATCACCGCTCTCAACGCCTTCCCCGTCACGGTCAACGACCCCGACGCCACCGGCACGGTACTGACCGCGATCGCCGAAGTCCTGGGCGGGGAGCGGGTGTTCACCCTGCCCGAACCCCTCACCGGCAGCGAGGACTTCGGCACCTTCGGCACGGCGCTCGGTGTCACCTCGGTCTTCTGGCACTTCGGCGGCGGCGACCCGGCCCTCTTCGAGCACATCGACCCCGACACCTTGCTGACGGACGGCCTGCCCGACACGGTCCCGGCCAACCACTCCCCGTACTTCGCTCCCGTACCCGAACCCACGATCCACACCGGTGTGACGGCGCTGCTCGCGGCAGCCGCGCACTGGCTGTGTGCTGAGGACGAGCGCGCCCGCGCCCGACAGGAGAAGTGA
- a CDS encoding proline hydroxylase, which translates to MCEQTLRALESREFDSYGSKRVDPPVLRYGIGVSDHRRNGKVAGSYWDALEAHRQAWPALGLPFDPYKECRDALGTDWPRGVVVGHHDGREMGPGVAREPNQGFQVHFDDALREFSGDLLDAPLVAQFAFNLYLSVPKSGGEMVLWRHLWCPTDEAFRLPHSYGYDKAVVGDAESIELKPEVGEAILINPRYYHAVRPSRGSRRIALGFAVAMSDIGELLTWG; encoded by the coding sequence ATGTGCGAGCAGACACTGCGGGCCCTGGAAAGCAGAGAGTTCGACTCGTACGGCAGCAAGCGCGTGGACCCACCCGTGCTGCGATACGGCATCGGCGTCAGTGACCACCGAAGAAACGGCAAGGTAGCCGGCAGCTACTGGGATGCACTGGAAGCTCATCGCCAAGCCTGGCCTGCACTCGGACTTCCGTTCGACCCGTACAAGGAGTGCCGCGACGCGCTGGGGACTGACTGGCCCAGGGGCGTGGTGGTGGGCCACCACGATGGCCGGGAGATGGGTCCCGGCGTGGCCCGCGAGCCCAACCAAGGATTCCAGGTCCATTTCGACGACGCACTGCGCGAGTTCTCCGGTGATCTTCTAGATGCGCCGCTAGTCGCCCAGTTTGCGTTCAACCTGTACCTCAGCGTTCCGAAATCCGGCGGCGAGATGGTCCTGTGGCGGCATCTATGGTGCCCCACCGACGAGGCGTTCCGTCTACCCCATTCATACGGCTACGACAAGGCAGTAGTCGGCGACGCCGAGTCGATCGAACTCAAGCCCGAAGTCGGCGAAGCGATATTGATCAATCCTCGCTATTACCATGCAGTCCGTCCCAGCCGGGGTTCCCGGCGTATCGCACTGGGTTTCGCCGTAGCTATGAGCGACATCGGCGAATTGTTGACTTGGGGCTGA
- a CDS encoding alpha/beta fold hydrolase gives MLVHGLFSSAEVWTSFRELITTDPELSGRVTVHCFQYDSPLARLRPDRRVAETDDIADQLDTYLKTEVGDAESIVLVTHSQGGLVVQRFLARKLWHGEGGDLTRIKHFTMFACPNTGSGFFLTVRKFLRVIWRNPQERQLRPFDRSVTEAQRTVLSGVAHARRCSGKECPIPIEAYGGSADNIVPPVVARGVFPSGGVVAADHFSIVQPTGRSAESYRIVRTALLSAAAPRTQPIPPSPPEPAPEQQGGQSVLPPYSKLQQGKLKGKERLSLVASVMSSPPQQRVHILAGLGGSGKSRVALEIADRARLARRRVWWVSASELSACMRTVANELGAPAAQVEQAWRRMSTSTDLVWSLLDASPEPWLLVLDNADDPQQLGPRDGPVSYGTGWLREPATDGGMVIVTSRVRSKDTWGSWSHVHQVPLLDEDDGASMLLERTNGVGGTNEQARQLSVELGGLPLALRAAADFVKVVSEGTVSLDDEGIRDFESYRKAVKRHFESAPGTRDHDLSELLGREIVEKTYGIALDLLTRQGVPQAAPMLKVFACLNIAPIPYRCLLNGEAPAESPLFSEFSTAQRRSVLQKLEDFGLVDVDERADVNDPELPYVLTLHPVVHGVLRDDEDVQRRRTDYYGLAARMLLDAIKGKDPDSPSNWPLWAAIAPHSVDVTQSSLLDILRLEDRSVLVDALELIRLTARYWIATGLLGPAREVMQPIVANCTSFGFHKDDREILGLRHEKGRITLESEEHTAAEKELQQVVAARTRLLGEDHTDTLASRHKLARAILEQNRVEEAEQLLRSIIKAENRVSGPEHHHTLVVRHSLARALLGLNRPADAEAEVREVLEICRRNKWPPSHPEVLWARLTLARCLLHQNPRDAEIELRGALSDTAQPADSYRMMLLRHTLCLALLRLGRTREAVWELRDLVVDQHRVLPPDNPLRRRTQQLLDKTLKEIQGSDGDDEH, from the coding sequence GTGTTGGTGCACGGCCTCTTCTCCTCGGCCGAGGTATGGACGTCCTTTCGGGAGCTCATCACCACCGATCCGGAACTGTCCGGCCGCGTCACCGTCCACTGCTTCCAGTACGACTCGCCTCTCGCGCGGCTGCGCCCGGATCGGCGAGTCGCCGAAACGGATGACATCGCCGACCAACTGGACACCTACCTGAAGACGGAGGTTGGTGACGCCGAGTCAATTGTCCTGGTCACCCACAGCCAGGGTGGTTTGGTCGTCCAGCGGTTCCTCGCCCGCAAGCTGTGGCACGGCGAGGGGGGCGATCTCACCCGCATCAAGCACTTCACGATGTTCGCCTGCCCCAACACCGGATCGGGGTTCTTCCTGACGGTGCGAAAGTTCCTCAGGGTCATCTGGAGGAACCCACAGGAACGCCAACTGCGGCCCTTCGACCGCTCAGTGACGGAGGCTCAGCGAACGGTGCTCAGCGGCGTGGCACACGCACGCCGCTGTAGCGGCAAGGAATGCCCCATCCCCATAGAGGCCTACGGCGGGTCCGCTGACAACATCGTGCCGCCCGTCGTCGCCCGGGGCGTCTTTCCATCCGGCGGTGTGGTCGCAGCAGATCACTTCTCCATCGTGCAGCCGACCGGTCGCAGCGCCGAGTCGTACCGTATTGTGCGGACCGCCTTGCTGTCTGCCGCTGCCCCGCGGACTCAACCTATCCCGCCTTCCCCGCCGGAACCTGCCCCCGAACAACAAGGAGGCCAATCCGTACTTCCGCCCTACAGCAAACTGCAGCAGGGCAAGCTGAAGGGTAAGGAACGGCTCAGCCTCGTCGCCTCGGTCATGTCATCGCCCCCACAGCAGAGGGTGCACATTTTGGCGGGCCTAGGAGGTTCGGGCAAGAGCCGGGTAGCTCTCGAGATCGCGGACCGTGCACGCTTAGCTCGGCGCCGGGTCTGGTGGGTTTCGGCGTCCGAACTCAGTGCTTGCATGCGGACAGTCGCCAACGAGTTGGGAGCGCCGGCAGCCCAGGTGGAGCAAGCCTGGCGGCGCATGAGCACCTCCACGGACCTTGTGTGGAGCCTGCTCGACGCCTCCCCTGAGCCCTGGCTGCTCGTCCTCGACAACGCTGACGATCCGCAACAGCTAGGCCCGCGCGACGGGCCGGTGTCGTACGGAACGGGATGGCTGCGGGAGCCAGCCACTGATGGCGGCATGGTCATCGTCACCAGCCGCGTCCGCAGCAAGGACACATGGGGGTCCTGGAGCCATGTACATCAGGTGCCCTTGCTCGACGAGGACGACGGCGCGTCAATGCTGTTGGAGCGCACGAACGGCGTCGGTGGCACGAATGAGCAGGCCCGACAGCTGTCAGTCGAGCTCGGTGGCCTGCCCCTGGCATTGCGTGCCGCAGCTGACTTCGTGAAGGTAGTCAGCGAGGGCACGGTATCTCTCGACGACGAGGGCATCAGGGACTTCGAGAGCTACAGGAAGGCCGTCAAGCGGCACTTCGAATCCGCGCCAGGCACCCGTGACCATGACCTCAGTGAGCTGCTCGGACGGGAGATCGTCGAGAAGACGTACGGCATCGCTCTGGATCTGCTGACCCGGCAGGGCGTGCCCCAGGCGGCGCCGATGCTCAAGGTGTTCGCATGTCTGAACATCGCACCCATCCCCTACCGTTGCCTGCTGAACGGCGAAGCACCGGCCGAGTCACCACTCTTCTCAGAGTTCTCGACCGCACAGCGCCGTTCTGTTCTACAGAAGCTCGAAGACTTCGGCCTGGTCGACGTAGACGAACGCGCAGACGTCAATGATCCAGAACTGCCCTATGTCCTGACCCTGCACCCAGTTGTCCACGGCGTACTGCGGGACGACGAGGACGTGCAGCGGCGCCGCACCGACTACTACGGTCTGGCGGCGCGAATGCTGCTGGACGCCATTAAAGGCAAGGACCCCGACAGCCCATCGAACTGGCCGCTGTGGGCAGCGATCGCGCCACACTCCGTCGACGTAACACAGAGCAGTCTGCTCGACATCTTGCGACTGGAGGATCGGAGCGTGCTCGTCGACGCCCTGGAGCTCATACGGCTGACCGCCCGCTACTGGATCGCAACCGGCCTGCTAGGACCAGCCCGAGAGGTGATGCAGCCAATCGTCGCCAACTGCACCTCCTTCGGCTTCCACAAGGACGACCGGGAGATCCTGGGCCTCCGGCACGAGAAGGGTCGCATCACCCTCGAAAGCGAGGAACACACCGCCGCGGAGAAGGAGCTCCAGCAGGTCGTCGCCGCCCGCACGCGCCTCCTGGGCGAAGACCACACCGACACTCTGGCCAGCCGTCACAAGCTGGCCCGCGCCATCCTTGAACAGAACCGGGTGGAAGAGGCAGAGCAGCTGCTGCGCTCAATCATCAAGGCGGAAAACAGGGTAAGCGGCCCAGAGCACCACCACACCTTGGTCGTAAGGCACAGCCTGGCCCGCGCGCTCCTGGGGCTGAACCGCCCAGCCGACGCAGAGGCCGAGGTGCGCGAGGTACTTGAGATCTGCCGGCGCAACAAGTGGCCGCCCTCGCATCCGGAAGTCCTGTGGGCGCGGCTCACTTTGGCGCGCTGCCTGCTTCACCAGAACCCGAGGGATGCCGAGATCGAGTTGCGCGGCGCCCTCAGTGACACCGCGCAACCCGCAGACTCGTACCGGATGATGCTTCTCCGACACACCCTCTGCCTCGCCCTACTGAGGTTGGGGCGTACCCGAGAGGCAGTCTGGGAGCTCAGGGACCTGGTGGTGGACCAGCACAGAGTGCTGCCCCCTGACAATCCCCTGAGGAGGCGGACCCAACAGCTCCTGGACAAGACCCTCAAGGAAATCCAAGGCTCTGACGGGGATGACGAACACTAA
- a CDS encoding amidase — translation MNPNDAGTDLDLAYLSATEARRLFDARELSPVELMRVVIDRAEQTEPVVNAFTEQLYDEALQQARHAEDRFLGKGGLTPRPLEGIPVATKEKHAIAGRSLTEGSLVNVGNTATENAPVIDRILDAGGIIHARTATPEFSIATFTHSRLWGVTRNPWNPDFTPGGSSGGAGASLAAGTALLASASDIGGSTRIPAAFTGTVGYKAPYGRIPGVAPLSADHYRGDGPMARTVDDCVTFANVLSGPDPRDHVSLRPRLVLPAEYDAVAGMRIALCLRLGAYDVHPEIEANTRAVAGALTDAGAIVEEIELPWTKDDLLISAAAHFSTIFGALVREIEAEHRDRMSPYAAAFADTMAVAREQVTYLDGLRVETRLQRELGEAMAPFNALICPTTAVPGLPAGDDLLGRLVVSGEDHGEPLWAAMTLPFNISNRCPVLNVPSGHSSWGIPTGVQIVGHTYDDPTVFRIGKALEQLRPWAYTANHRPTVQPTPLVQSATD, via the coding sequence ATGAACCCGAACGACGCCGGCACCGATCTCGATCTCGCCTACCTCAGCGCCACCGAGGCGCGACGGCTCTTCGACGCCCGCGAACTCTCCCCGGTGGAGCTGATGCGCGTCGTCATCGACCGCGCGGAGCAGACCGAACCGGTCGTCAACGCCTTCACCGAACAGCTCTACGACGAGGCACTCCAACAGGCCCGGCACGCCGAGGACCGCTTCCTCGGCAAGGGCGGCCTGACGCCGCGCCCGCTCGAAGGCATCCCGGTCGCCACGAAGGAGAAGCACGCCATCGCCGGGCGCTCCCTCACCGAGGGCTCTCTCGTCAACGTCGGCAACACCGCGACCGAGAACGCCCCGGTCATCGACCGGATCCTGGACGCCGGCGGCATCATCCACGCCCGCACCGCCACCCCTGAGTTCTCCATCGCCACCTTCACCCACAGCCGCCTGTGGGGCGTTACCCGCAATCCCTGGAACCCAGACTTCACCCCTGGCGGCTCGTCCGGCGGCGCCGGCGCCTCCCTGGCCGCCGGTACGGCGCTGCTCGCCTCCGCGTCCGACATCGGCGGCTCGACCCGTATCCCCGCCGCCTTCACCGGCACCGTCGGCTACAAAGCCCCGTACGGCCGGATCCCCGGCGTGGCACCGCTGTCAGCCGACCACTACCGCGGCGACGGCCCCATGGCGCGCACCGTCGACGACTGCGTCACCTTCGCCAACGTCCTGTCAGGACCCGACCCGCGCGACCACGTGTCGCTGCGCCCGAGACTCGTCCTGCCGGCCGAGTACGACGCGGTCGCCGGGATGCGCATCGCCCTGTGCCTGCGCCTGGGCGCCTACGACGTCCACCCGGAGATCGAGGCCAACACCCGCGCTGTCGCCGGCGCCCTCACCGACGCGGGCGCGATCGTCGAGGAGATCGAACTCCCGTGGACCAAGGACGACCTCCTCATCAGTGCCGCCGCACACTTCTCCACCATCTTCGGCGCCCTCGTCCGCGAGATCGAAGCCGAGCACCGCGACCGGATGTCGCCGTACGCGGCAGCCTTCGCCGACACCATGGCCGTCGCCCGGGAGCAGGTCACCTACCTCGACGGCCTGCGCGTCGAGACCCGGCTGCAGCGCGAACTGGGCGAAGCGATGGCCCCCTTCAACGCTCTCATCTGCCCGACCACAGCCGTTCCGGGGCTGCCCGCCGGAGACGATCTCCTGGGCCGCCTGGTCGTGAGCGGCGAGGACCACGGCGAGCCGCTGTGGGCGGCGATGACCCTGCCCTTCAACATCAGCAACCGCTGCCCTGTCCTCAACGTGCCCAGCGGTCACTCCAGTTGGGGCATCCCGACAGGCGTCCAGATCGTCGGCCATACCTACGACGACCCGACCGTCTTCCGTATCGGCAAGGCCCTGGAACAGCTCCGCCCCTGGGCCTACACCGCGAACCACCGGCCGACCGTCCAGCCGACGCCTCTCGTACAGTCAGCCACCGATTGA